The Kogia breviceps isolate mKogBre1 chromosome 2, mKogBre1 haplotype 1, whole genome shotgun sequence genome segment cattgttAGCATAGCTTTGCATACAATTAGGAACTAAATAAATTCTTATGGTGACATTGTTTTTTTGTAAGCCAGaggtttattgatttatttaattttatttcatttgactaTCTTAACATTTAACCAGTGTGCtggattgttttaatttgcaactatacaaaaatgatttttttcgtTCGAATAATTTTgcccaaataaagaaaattggaTAATCTTAATACATAATTCTTAATTTAAAGAGATGATTTTTGATACATGATATAAAGTTCTTCTTTATGTAATTCttggtatatcttctttatcttatTCATCATTATATTAGTTACCTAAAAACTGTGCCATTACTCTATACATAACTGATTTGCTCTTCAGTTTTGTCACCTTCATTTTTGGTGAGAAGTGTATCTAGTAAAATGATTGATGAAGACTGAATGGTTGAACTTCGGAGCCTCATTGGGCTCTGGTACATGGCAGGATTAATGCCATTTTGCATTCTATGTTTCATAAAAAATTTAGAGTTCTCTGCCATTGGATTCTGGAAGTACACATTACTGGAgcattttctgagagtttttactGATTTTGTGGCCCGGTAATTGCAGGTGATGTACCGGCCAAATGCATTCCGAAATGTCTTGTTGAAGAGGGTGTAGACCAGAGGATTCACCCCTGAGGAAACATAGCCTATCCACACAAATATCTCTAGGAGCATTTTGAGAGTAGTCTGGTTGCAGGAATCACATAAAACTAAAGttatatttgtaataaaaaaggGGCACCACATaagcaaaaagaggaaaaacacaaTCCCTAGAACCTTTGAGGCTCTCTGTTCATTGGAAATGGTCTGCACTGACTTTTTTCCTACTGTGGACGTTCTTCGCATAAGTATGTCATCACTTGCATTGGGGAGGGTTTTGTCCTTGTGAGAACCATCCAGCATTGCCACTTTTTCTGGTGATGAGCAAGTTGTTTCATCCCTTTGGAAAACTGTGGACACAGTCAACCACATTAGGCGTTGAGGTGGCTTGTTTTTGACCAAGTAAGCTTTCTTCTGTAAAGCATGGATAGTGAGAAAGTAGGTGACAATCATGATCACCAGAGGTGTAAAGAAGGAAGCCAATGAGCCAAAGAGCATGAAATTGCCAAAGCGATCCTTTGTCAGCCCACAAGTGATGTTGTTTGGGTTACCTACATCAGTGTCTATACCTTTAATAGGGACTGGAATGGCAATGCCTaaggaagaagaaacaagataaattgAGTTACTTTATGACATTTGACTCTTAGATTAGGTCCTTTTAAAGTTTATCTTACTGACTTTACCCTATTAGTGTATTGTAATTCCTGGTACCCACAATGCAGAATCTGTCAAGCAATAAATCAATGGAAGATTTGACAAATAGAACCTAAATAAGCAAACctgctggtttttttgtttgtttgtttgttttggtggtatgtgggcctctcactgttgtggcctctcccattgaggagcacaggctccggacgcacaggctcagcggccatggctcacaggcccagccgctctgcggcacgtgggatcttcccggaccggggcacgaacccgtgtcccctgcattggcaggcggattctcaaccactgctccaccagggaagccccaaacctgcTGTTTTTAAAGAGATTGGTTAGTGGTTTCAGTTTTATAATTAAAGCTTCCCTAAAACCGTAGTGTATACATGAAATAGTAGAGAATGTCTTCATTTATTCTCCATTTCTCattatctatttttgtttgttgatctatcccaagttaaggaaaagaattcagaagagaAGCTGCTTTTATCTTAATATCCAGTGTGGTTGAGCTAAAGAGACTTAAGAATACATTCATGCAATATCTTAATTCTGAATAGATACCTATTTTATAATCTTTGAGGTTACACAGTTTTGTTTAACAGACAGTTTTATCTTTTGATATTTGTGAATGTCTTTTAaccttttctttctgacttcttaGGGAAAACTAAGGgttcattgttttttttcaaatgctaCTTAAAAATTTGAGAGCGAGTGGATCATGAAATttacttgctttttaatttatttatttatggctgtgttgggtctttgttgctgcatgcgggctttctctagttgcagtgagcaggggctactcttcattgtggtgcgcgggcttctcattgcggtggcttctcttgttgcagagcatgggctctaagcacgcgagcttcagtagttgtagcacgtgggcccAATAgatgtggcttgcaggttctagagcacaggctcagtagttgtggcgcacaggcttagttgctctgcgtcatgtgggatcttccccgaccagggctcgaacccttgttccctgtattgacaggcggattcttaaccactgcgccaccaggaaagccatgAAATTTATTTCCAAGATTGGAGGTTCCTCTAATAAAAACGAAAGAAATGTACCTCATGCtaattttattatactttaaataCCGTTAAGTAGGTATTTAAATATGACCTTGTTTATTAGTGAAATAGCTTATTAGCAAGACAACACAAGGGTTAACCCTAATCCTTTCCCTTTGAAACagcaaatactttaaaataagtcTGAATTAATTGATCTTTAGACACCTCTAGGAAGTATCATGAAAGAATTCACTTTTATGAATCTAAAAGTACTCCCATCTGCATAGCCTTTTTATGGTAACAAAGAGACCTTGACAAGAATATATTCCTCAAACCCTTTCTAATGGAGGCCACtgctttttctgcttttcctcAGGTATAACACCAGGAAGAGGATTCTGTATACTTTCTTTTCTACactaggggtcagcaaactatagcccaagggccaaatctggcctgccttctgtttttgtaaataaaactttattggaacacagccatacccatttgttaatgtatttattatatatggcTGCTTTTGTTCTACTgctgcagagttgagtagttctgTCAGAACCATATAGCATCTGTAAGaccaaaatatttactgtcttgccctttatagaaaaacttGGCTGGCCCTTCCTCTACCCTGTTACTTCCAGGTAATCATTACACTGTTCTTTCCCCACCCCAGAGCACTTcccttttaaagtctatttaagcTACTTATACCACTCAATTCTCCATCCAGATCATCTACCAACCTCCAGGATATATGTCTGTCTTCCTTAATGGTTTCAGCCCCTTGCTATAGTTTTCTATCCACTGTTAACCTTGCTATCATCTTCCATGACTTCATCCCATTTATTACTCTTCTAACACCcaattttatatttcttgaaCTCTTCAACTCCAATGCACTCCTGAAGCCATCCATCCATAAGTCTGTTTAAAACTACcccatagggacttccctagtgacgcagtggttaagaatctgccggccagtgcggggtacacgggttcgagccctggtccaggaagatcccacatgctgtgaagcagctaggcccatgcaccacaactactgagcctgggctctagagcctgtgagccacaattactgagcccacgtgccacgactactgaagcttgtgtgcctagatgctccgcaacaagagaagccactgcatgagaagtctgcacaccacaacgaagagcagcccccgctcaccgcaactagagaaagcccgtgtgcaacaacaaagacccaacgcagccaaaaataaataaattttaaaacaagaaaaactggCCCATATCTAAAATCATGAACTCTGATATTTCCCTTTATTGTCCTGCTGTTCTTCATGACTTCTCTTTACAGTTATCTTGACATCTAGTgcatccttccttctcttttcacaTTCCATTAACTCCCATCAAGGCTCAGGTTACCTTCCCAACCAGCTTGTTGGTCAGTGACATTTAAGTTTTCACTAGTATTTTTTATACCTTACCCTCTTATTCTCCTTTCGCCTTACTGTTGTCAGATGTTACCTAGGATAAC includes the following:
- the HTR2B gene encoding 5-hydroxytryptamine receptor 2B isoform X1 yields the protein MTSLATDHADHCLESDQIKEKQRMALSYRILEQRTIPEHILQSSFDHLISSNWSGLQTESIPDEMKQIVEEQGNKLHWAALLILMVIIPTIGGNILVILAVALEKKLQYATNYFLMSLAVADLLVGLFVMPIALLTIMFEAMWPLPLVLCPAWLFLDVLFSTASIMHLCAISVDRYIAIKKPIQANQYNSRATAFIKITVVWLIAIGIAIPVPIKGIDTDVGNPNNITCGLTKDRFGNFMLFGSLASFFTPLVIMIVTYFLTIHALQKKAYLVKNKPPQRLMWLTVSTVFQRDETTCSSPEKVAMLDGSHKDKTLPNASDDILMRRTSTVGKKSVQTISNEQRASKVLGIVFFLFLLMWCPFFITNITLVLCDSCNQTTLKMLLEIFVWIGYVSSGVNPLVYTLFNKTFRNAFGRYITCNYRATKSVKTLRKCSSNVYFQNPMAENSKFFMKHRMQNGINPAMYQSPMRLRSSTIQSSSIILLDTLLTKNEGDKTEEQISYV
- the HTR2B gene encoding 5-hydroxytryptamine receptor 2B isoform X2, with the translated sequence MTSLATDHADHCLESDQIKEKQRMALSYRILEQRTIPEHILQSSFDHLISSNWSGLQTESIPDEMKQIVEEQGNKLHWAALLILMVIIPTIGGNILVILAVALEKKLQYATNYFLMSLAVADLLVGLFVMPIALLTIMFGIAIPVPIKGIDTDVGNPNNITCGLTKDRFGNFMLFGSLASFFTPLVIMIVTYFLTIHALQKKAYLVKNKPPQRLMWLTVSTVFQRDETTCSSPEKVAMLDGSHKDKTLPNASDDILMRRTSTVGKKSVQTISNEQRASKVLGIVFFLFLLMWCPFFITNITLVLCDSCNQTTLKMLLEIFVWIGYVSSGVNPLVYTLFNKTFRNAFGRYITCNYRATKSVKTLRKCSSNVYFQNPMAENSKFFMKHRMQNGINPAMYQSPMRLRSSTIQSSSIILLDTLLTKNEGDKTEEQISYV